The sequence below is a genomic window from Phaenicophaeus curvirostris isolate KB17595 chromosome 16, BPBGC_Pcur_1.0, whole genome shotgun sequence.
caTCATTCTTCCCATCACTGTGATAGTTGTATCTTCAAACCAAGCCAGAAAAGAGTAATTACACTTTACAGTGCACACAAAAATACATAGACACTTAGTATGTTTCTAcagatttctgtattttacaaaCCAAAAACCTCAACAGTAGACAGTTTATTTACAAGCATTTCCAATCAgtgattttggggtggggaAAGGTTGCTGCTGCAAGCTTAACTGAACACAACAGATTTTTAGGTCATACGTTGGTTATACTCCCAATTGCTTTGACTACACAGCATTCTTCCCAGCAGACAGTACCCGACACTTGAAGGGTTCTATTCAATGTATCAGTGAATCCCATTACAGATAAAAATCTGAAGGATGCACTTGCATGTTACATTTCCATCTAACAGATCTACATACTGCCTCCAAGATCAGAACTGTTACCCTAATTTTGGTCTTcaggttttcttaaaaaaaaaataaatctcaaagTAAGCAACattaaaaaggtattttataaaaaaaccaCTCAAAAGCTTCAACTGGCTGCAAAGTACTACTAATCAGTAGACAGTACATACAAATCACCACTAAAGAGGTCACATATTCCTTTCTGTTAACGGGCAGTCTACCAAAATACgtaatgaagaaaatactgaaaagtttACCTTACAACACCTAATCCCGGCCAGCCGAGATCTTCAACATACAGCAGGCCTACTGTTCTTCTCACTTCTTGCTCAAATTCCTCTCTCAGTTGCAGTGTACTTGTCAATACAGGTATCTTCAATTTTAAGCAGTCTACTAACTGATCAACATCTTGTATTTCAGTTCCTAAAACTAAAGAGCTGATGTGTTAGTGtgtgataaaaataaatggacAGATGTCTGTATTAGATCAGTAAACCATgaggaagctgctctaagtcaATCATTAACACGATTTACACAGAATACTGAAGCATCTTGATCTATATTACagttttttcttcagttatatAGCCATCAAAATGCAGAGTgctaaatttcattaaaatgagcTAATAAAAAGGATTTTCTGATATTACCATCTAATGACAATACTCTTTTGTTACATAAGAAGCTGGTATCAGATGAATTCCTCCACCCCTAGCCAATGGATAATGAACTGACTTCCgtggtgtttaaaaaaaaaaatcaccacagCATCACCAAGTAATTTTATTCTAAAACCTACTTCTCAGTGCACACCAGGATCCTCTCACATCAGCGTCAATTGTTTTCACAGCCTAAGCTATTCACCCCACACAAACTAAAAGAAGACACCATGCATCACCTTAAGCCCTGCAAGTTGCTCCGTGTCTGCCGAGTTTGAACAATGTCTGTATCCCGTGCTGGCTTGCACATGAAATTTAAGACACTTGccaaaacaagttttaaatactttctcCCTCCTACATCAGTAATTCTAGGACAACTAGAGGTTTAGTAACTAACTCTTCCAGTTAAGTAGTTACATTTTGATGCAAGCACCATTTCAATGTTAAGCAGCAGAGCAAAGGAAAGGTAGGGATGATTTATCTTTAATATTTCCTTCATAACTGTCAGAAACAAAGAGCTGCTCCCCTTGCTTTTCCTAATGAATTTAAAACTCTTTCTCTGCAGAGGTCACGAGGCAATGTCACATGCAACAGCTGCAGCACCTCTAATGCCCTCACTGCCAAGGCACAACAAAATGATAAAGCTGagatattttgtttataaaacaaatcCTTGCCACAGAATATACTAAAGAGTTTCTTGAACGTACCTGCTTTTACACCAGGATATTGTTCTAAAACTCTGTAGCAAATTACAGTTTTTACAAGTGGCTGAATTAAGTGAATGTTACCTGCAGAAGTCATCAGTGGGCTAAAACGCACACACGTGCCTTCATCTTCCAGTTCTACCACATCGACTCCACTGGCAGGAACCAGCTGTGCcagctgctctcccagctgAGGGGACAGGGCACAGTTACAGGAAAGTACAGAGCATGATCTCCCGCAGTCACTGACTCAGGCTAGGTTCTTCCCACGGTGGGGAAGAACTACATGCTAACcacagttttctgtgtttctcaaaATCACTTCTTATAACAAAATACTTTAGCTtggtggtgataggacaaagtTGGACATACACGTAAAGCTACAAGTGTTACAAGTCAGAAATTTCTGCAAGATTATCACCAAATATGCCATGATTACTATGCAATTGATCCAAAATAGTCAACGTGCTCAGCTCTCTGAAAGAACAGCTTTCTAGAATTAATTCTGGTAAGATCTGGAAAAGAAGGACTGCCAGTTCATGAATACACAGACACTGTCAATGAAGTATCTAGATGATTCATGAGTTCTAAAGTTTTCGCATATTCCCACAAGACCAAGTTAAAAAATCCACTACCAAAAGTTTAAGATGCAGTAATAATTTCAGTTGTAATCATGTGGAATAATCAGACAACATGAAAGCAACTTTGCTTCAGGGCAAATTCATCTTTGTAATTGAAAATGCCCACTGGATTTTGCAGAGGTTCTCAGACCAAGAACCACTCTCACACTAATCTGTCAATGGTTTCATGGTTACTTATGAACCCCTGGAAACATTCTGCTGTCACTTCTTTTtgccttaaaagaaaaagcatccaTTCTTACCCACTGATTGAAAGTATCATAAATGTGTCTTTCGCTGATTATTATGGGGTGCTGAATGGTTGAGGCCTGTGCAGCATGTGAGGTTTGATCTGAATCCAAAGATATAAGAATCACAGaagtggatttttatttatttaattaaacaaaaGTCAACCTAAAATTTAGATAAGAGACAGTTACAATTCCTAGGCAGTGTAACACAACTACATGATGTACTGGACCTCAAGGAGACTAACAAGgactttttatttaaaggcaGGTTGAACATGACAAAACTCATAACAAAACTACAATGTTTCCTAGTACTCTTTTGCCTCATCCCAGCTGGACATTTCCCTCAGTGTGTACACATACCAACAGCACAACATCCTCTGTTGTAACTGACAGGACAAAAATCCTTCTTGGAGAACACATCTAAGCAAGGATGTTTTGCTCAGAGCCACCTGTGGTGTGGCTACTGTGCACCCGCAACAGTATTTCCAGAGTGCTCCTGATGCATTCTGCTATTTTAAAAACCATTGCGACAGCAAGTGAAATTAGTAAAACAGAAATGTAGTTCTTGAAGTTAGCCAGTAAAAGTTAAAAAGGAACAGGAACACTGAACCAAACCAAGGGAGATCCACCCCCGCTGGTACATTCAAACACAGTTCCCAGCTTATGGGACTTCCATCATCTGCCCTCAGGATCAAAATCATATGCAAATCTCTCCTCACTCAAGAAGGCAGAAATGAATTGTTATGATAATTTAAAACACTGCAGTCTACCTAAAAAAAGAAGCTATCACACGTATGGGTTCTACCACCAGCATTCAGAACCTTTCTTGCATGTTGTGCAAGAGAAGTGCACTACATAACATTTACCtcatcaaattaattttacaaattagtagcttaaaaaaatatagagagGTGCTTTtcggttttgtttttaaataaatcacatACCTCTGTGAGAATATTCCTGGAAGAACTTGAAAACCACCACTGGTGAACTCAGTTCATCTTCAaccttaaggaaaaaataaaaaaagacatataATTCCATAGACTGCTGAGCAAAGCAGATAATTTTGGTTTGCTAGCAGTAACAATCTTTACATTATCTCAGTATTAGGAATATGAGCAAACATATCTCTAAACACATGAAAGTAAATCAATATTCACTTAAAGCAGAAATGTATTGATTCAAGGTATGCACAATTAAAATTTGGTCATTATAAAGCAAGAAACCTTAGTATGTTCATCTGCAAACAGACTGTACTAAACAGTTTCTTTAGCTCTAATACTCTTGGAAAAAACATTATTACAAAAATGGTTATTGTCACTCAGAATGATCCATGAATCACCCATTACCTCAGAAAACTAAGCTGAATATACTTTCTATACATATAGTGGCAACTaaaagggaggtggggggagtAAAACCACCAAATCCAGTTGAACAGCTCACAGAAACTGAATTTGGAATGAACACATTGATGTAATTTCTAAAACTATTTCTGGTGTAAATACCTCAGCTGGGATAATTTCTGCACACAATTTCACAGCACTCAGAGTATCCTCTCAACATCAGGGCAAGATGCATCCAGAATGTATTAGAGAGACTTAAATGTATCCTGGGACAAATCCATGctttaaacagaattaaatcaacctctaagaaaaaaatttgaTGTTGTTCCATCAGGTCTACTGAGTGCATTAGTACACAGCAATGGAATGAATGTATCTAGAGGTGTCACACAACCAAGCCACAGAATTTCCTTGAACACCAAAACTTAATTAGAAAGATACTAAACATGTTCAAAACAAAGGCTATGATTTAAgtaatacttaatttttttcatcaggTAAATAATTTATCAATCATTTATCAAAGACTAAGTTAGGCAATTAAAGTATTAAATGTAGACCATACCGAAGTTTTAATGAAATCCAGATTTTTCAAGTTTTCCAGCAATCTTTGACTCTAAAAGACCGCAGCAGAGGGTaaacaaaagagacaaaaaaacactttcagaagttgaaaatttattctgaaaaatattaaatggtcACTACcatcatttctgtttctgaacaaCCCCCTGCAATGCGTCAGAGATCCATCCAGTTCTCATTTGTAAACTCAGAAtgtaagggggaaaaaaatttctattttttgtaAAACGCCAGCTACaaagtgatttttattaaaGTCTATTCATTGACAGAGTTCCAGAGACGTTACAACTCCGTTGACTAAAGCACAGCGTGTAACCAAACAGTTAATTTTCTCAAAGCTACCGAAGCAACTGTTATAATGGCTTTCCAAGTTAGTTTTATTAGAAAAGACATTCTTACATTGCGGCTTAAGACTATTAACTGACTATTATAAAAGCTAAGATCAACTTTAGATGCCACAAAATCTTAATGACTAATGATACTTTGTCACTTTCTTAGGTCTGCCATTTCCACTTTGTTGTTCTTCGAGTTTTCAGTAAGTGCTGTGCctgaaggaaaaatgttttgtatatAAACAATGCATTTTAACTAACACACTGTGCTGGACCTTAATGTTTACTAGGGTAAGGACCCAACTTCAGAAAGAGTGCACTTGCCACTGTctctgaagaaatgttttgttactATTAAATCAATACAATGCCAAGTGTAGTAAGACAAAGTCTTTCTCTGaacagctttcaaaaaatagataaaataggAAAGTGACAAAATAAAGGGAGAGATTGTTATTTTACTGTTTAGAAAGAACAAATGTTAAGTATTTCTCATTAAAGCCCCTAATAAAATACACAGCCTAACAGTAAAAGCACATACCTCCTCCCAACACTACCctgtttttataatttatttctacCACCATCTGAACCAATTCACTACACTGTCAACAACTACAATATTTGTAGTTGATTCTTCAACAGTGCATAATTGAAAAGCTATTAATGGCAATTACAAAAACATTCCTAAGTGTAACTGTGCTCTGTGACAGCCACCTGGATATGCCTTGTGCTACTGTTGCTATCTGAACTTCCTGTTTTCTTGGAGACTCAAACTGTTAAATCCCCTGGTGAGGATTATTAAGAATAGTCTACAACACACACTCCAAGAAGCCAAGTATCCAAACCAGTGTGCAAACAAGCTGTTGCTTACGAGTTGCGAGGCATGCTTTATCCTCTCCACAATCCCATCGTGACCCAGGTACTGCAAGGAGAGCCACAAAGGCAGGGCACGGAGCTTCTCTACAGGCTGACTTGATGTCAGCCCAGCTGCCAAGgactaaagaagaaaataccaaTAAATAAACCACTATTAACCTCCCTCTAATTATTCCATTTTTGCCAGCTTATGGCATGTGCCGCAGCTTAAACACGGGAGCTTTCACAAATTATAATTTAGATGCTTATGAAGAACACGACACTACACCATGATCAAAATTAAAGCCTCAAGATCTTGAGGATAATGACTAAGGGGTTAAACATACCAAGGACGGATCCTCGTGTCTGTAGAGTGTCACTGCAGGTACAGCCGGGAGACCCAGCCAGGAACCCAAAGTAAGAGTCATGCTGTCACATTTTGTAGCAGCCTGAAGTTTATACAATTAGCAGAATATAAGTCATATATCTTTTGATTAGGTCATAACCTTAAAATCTAGAGCACATTATTAAGTTTCTAGATAGAGTAAAACATACCAGCACAGAAGAGGAGACATAGCCCAAAGCCAAAGTTGCCAAATTCActctagaaaaataaagtggTATAAGcacatattaaaaatgtattaataaaCAGCATTTCAATCTTCAATTTAAATGTTCGCATTTATGTGTAAAGGGAagtaatttttgtatttttcaataaCAATGCAGTAGATGTTGCTACTTGGTATTCCAAGATTGAAAACCCAGAATTAAAATTCCATttcaatataaaaatgtttcagtcCAACCTTTGGGGAAATCATCCCATAATTCAGAAGCGATTTGCTATCAGAAATAAATAGCATACAAATATGACATGATACAACGAAATATCAGGAGAAACAGACTACTCCAGgctcaaagaaaaataatcttagaGCACTAGAGTCTTCATTACCATTATCTATGTTCTTggaatttcttttcctcttggtTTAACCCTCCTCCCAGTTATGCTGCACACTGCACTTTCAGCACTCTTCCGAACAGCCTTCATTAAACCATCATCTCTTCCACACTCATTTCATTCTCAATAAACACTGCATAATGCCTCTCCTGACTTGTCCTATAAGGTCTTTTAATTCACATTCCAAGCTCTTCAAAGCAAGAGTAAATAAGATTGGTGTTTGAGTAAAAGCAACCACTAACCTATACTGAAATAATCACTTCAATTAATTATTCCTGTATATGTAAACCAATCTGTATCTTATACAGTGACAAAATTATAACCACATAAAATAGTTAATATGACAACAGTAAAGATGCTCCTATGGCCCTCTTCAAATTATATGCTGTCCATTAGCCAGACATTTTAGTGAATACAGTTATACAGAAGTAAATGTCAAGTTTCTTACCCTTCTACGTGGAGCCACATATTGTACTGCTCACAAAGTTCCTTCAGTCGGCCAAGTTTATCCGTGTGCCCAGCACCCGGTGTGCctttattgaaaaagaaagaaggcaatGACGAAGGATAAGCACGCAAATTAGGACTCCACATAAAAATAACTCTTGTACTATTGTCAAGAAAGTCATATAAGAGCAGGAAAGTGAATGTTTAAAAAGAGTCCACTACACGATGTTCTCATGTGGTTCATCACGACTTATGAGCAACTGGAATtctagacaaaaaaataaaaatacttgttttgctTGTCAATTTTGTTGCAAATACTTAGAAAATCCTAGGCACTAAAAGACTCAGTAGCCTCAAATAAGAAATGCAGACGTTTTTAATGTGTACAAAGTATGACCTCATCTAAAGGTAACTAAGCCAAGATTAACATCTCAGATATTTTCCCCAAGTCCAAAGCAAGTAGTAATCAGCTCCCTCCTTCATTTGTACTTAAAACAAATTTTGCTTATAAGCGGTTCTGTTTAATTAActacaagaaaaatataacCTTTAAAGCTAAAGTCAATGGcacattcacaaaaaaaattcttgcgTTAGTGtgaaaaactgattttcaacattttcaCTCACTAAAATAAGATCTAGTCCTATTAATACATGAACTGACATAAGCAGAACTGCAGCAGTAAAATGCAACTTTAAAATAGTTTAAGATGCCTCTAGACAGATAATTATTGTGTAGTCATTAGAACacagctgtttaaaaaatatattttttgattatatatatacatataaaatatatacatattcatGAAatagtgtgcttttttttttactgtttgccTATACCACTTACCAGCATTGGCCACAAGCAACAAAGGCAGTTTTCCAGACTCAACATCATCTTTAATCAATCTGTCCAACAAAGCAACATCCTGTTATCAATAAGAAAAAGATATTCATTTATAAACATGTTTATCAAACACTATAGAACTGTTTCTGctcatctggaaaaaaaggattgAGTGAAAACAGACAGCATTCTGAAGTTTTGGAAGACTAATTCTTAAAGTCTTCGCGGCTTGCAGATCCTTCTTCTCAAAGGCAAAATAACACAAACATCAgattaagaatttttaaaaaatacaacacaaatATACAACATAGATCGTAAATATACTTCCAACTACATGGATTCTAGAAATTGTGGACAAAAGGCACCTCACTATACgactttaaaaatatcttgcaAACAACAAGACCAAGATACAAGCTGCTGGCATTCTAACAGATTTCAGTCTATGATTTATAGAGCTATAACAGAGGACTTAGAGGTTGAAAAAGTATGTTAATAAGCTTTTCCTACCAACTTATTTGACATTCATTAAATAAGGGTTTTCAATAAAACCACTCAAAAAATAGCGACCTCTTAAGGAAGACAAACTCACCATTTGATGCTGAGATCCAAACATAGTGTTACAAGGCACACGGCACATGCAAGAAAGGGGTAACCCTAGCTGTAATAAAAATGATAGAATTTCAACAACTGAGGCATACTCACTTTGTGTGTTCACAGAAATATATACAGTGACACAAAAAATAGTAAACATGACAATAAAAAGCTGGATATTACATTATGAAGTAAGTTTCTTGCCAGAACTTATAATCAAATTAATagcagagaacagaaagcacaggagaaattgaaaaaaaacccacaacaatcAACTTTTGGTTAGCACATCAATTGTGTTCATTTTTTCTGATGAGATACCCATGCCATGCATAACAGCTTAAATTCAGTCCCCCTTTGCTTGGTCACTCCTGCACTTAATGCATCCTATAAGTCAATGCTTGCTTTGTGCCTGGGCTGCGTTCCACTGGAGGTTCACAGTCCCTCTACCGGTCCACTCCAGTTAGCCCAGTATGGACTCTGCTTCCTTTGTCTATGTTTTATTGTGTTGGAACTCACAATTTATAAAGCAGTATGAACACACTGTATAACCTTTTTGTGTTACTGGCTTGCAGATATTTGGCTGGCTTCACTCCCTTCCACTCCCACCCCCATTCTGTTGCTGTTCAATCACGTTGCTACTGTTTCTACcattaggaaaaataaggaAGTTTTCAAAACCAAAGTTATGCTTTTCCTAAAATCACCTCTGAGGCCATTCCTCAGGTAAAGCCCCAACTGATTCCCTTTACCTGATTGCAGAGAGCTTGGCCCAAGCCTGTTCTAGCTGCGGAACTAATGTATATGACAGGCTGCCTCGTATACAGCACGTTAAATCCTTCTACTGTATAATCTTCATAGCGTGTGTGAATAACAAGTCGACAGATTTTTAGGAGACCTTCACGATCATCTTCATGATAATAAGCTGATCCATTTTCATACCTGCAAGAAAAGCCGAGTAGATACCatcaacaaaaccaacaaccaGTTCAGTGACTAAAATAACACTGACCAGCAAAAGAGCTCAACAAGAGGACAAAGAAGATAGATTAAAAAAgcctcttttttccccaggatGAAGTAGAGTAGAAGGAAACTTTGATGAGACAGGCTGAGATTAACAATGAGGCAATCTTtatacatattttcatttagacTCAGAGACaatgttagaaagaaaaaactgcTAGGTTCCTAAGGATTTCCTTTACAGAGTATAAACCTTGCTTactgagagcagagcagaggaggaaacgCACTAAAGGCTTCATCTGAGTTTAATATGTACGTAAACTCTAGAGTGCAAATTTTAATGAGACTACAACCCAACATTCTTTAAGTTGTTAGTAAAACTGGAATCAAACACATGAAAAAGTAAATGGCCA
It includes:
- the PDXDC1 gene encoding pyridoxal-dependent decarboxylase domain-containing protein 1 isoform X1; protein product: MDASLEKMVDPTLAEMGKNLNEAMKMLEDNQKKVEEENEKKYMRKDIPGPLQGSGQDMVSILQLVQNLMHGEEEEETSQAYRLQNVGEQGHMALLGHSLAAYISVLDRERLRKLTTRILSDTTLWLCRLFRYENGSAYYHEDDREGLLKICRLVIHTRYEDYTVEGFNVLYTRQPVIYISSAARTGLGQALCNQLGLPLSCMCRVPCNTMFGSQHQMDVALLDRLIKDDVESGKLPLLLVANAGTPGAGHTDKLGRLKELCEQYNMWLHVEGVNLATLALGYVSSSVLAATKCDSMTLTLGSWLGLPAVPAVTLYRHEDPSLSLAAGLTSSQPVEKLRALPLWLSLQYLGHDGIVERIKHASQLSQRLLENLKNLDFIKTSVEDELSSPVVVFKFFQEYSHRDQTSHAAQASTIQHPIIISERHIYDTFNQWLGEQLAQLVPASGVDVVELEDEGTCVRFSPLMTSAVLGTEIQDVDQLVDCLKLKIPVLTSTLQLREEFEQEVRRTVGLLYVEDLGWPGLGVVRYNYHSDGKNDDKQEKELEKINTELLKKLNELESDLTFSLGPEFGGQKNCIYIGMVTEDLDVSELVETIAATGREIEENSRLLENMTEVVRKGIQEAQLQLQKANEERLLEEGLLRQIPVVGSVLNWFSPFQASPKGRTFNLTAGSLESTESTYVSKAQGIGTTPPPTPTSSAAKQRLPGQKAFKRSLRSSDAFSETSSISHCEDLEKMDQRPPVLSPGHEQGPLEMKKTEEQEVAQAATLGTEDIQSDKSPSDCAKAEEQESRR
- the PDXDC1 gene encoding pyridoxal-dependent decarboxylase domain-containing protein 1 isoform X2: MLEEENEKKYMRKDIPGPLQGSGQDMVSILQLVQNLMHGEEEEETSQAYRLQNVGEQGHMALLGHSLAAYISVLDRERLRKLTTRILSDTTLWLCRLFRYENGSAYYHEDDREGLLKICRLVIHTRYEDYTVEGFNVLYTRQPVIYISSAARTGLGQALCNQLGLPLSCMCRVPCNTMFGSQHQMDVALLDRLIKDDVESGKLPLLLVANAGTPGAGHTDKLGRLKELCEQYNMWLHVEGVNLATLALGYVSSSVLAATKCDSMTLTLGSWLGLPAVPAVTLYRHEDPSLSLAAGLTSSQPVEKLRALPLWLSLQYLGHDGIVERIKHASQLSQRLLENLKNLDFIKTSVEDELSSPVVVFKFFQEYSHRDQTSHAAQASTIQHPIIISERHIYDTFNQWLGEQLAQLVPASGVDVVELEDEGTCVRFSPLMTSAVLGTEIQDVDQLVDCLKLKIPVLTSTLQLREEFEQEVRRTVGLLYVEDLGWPGLGVVRYNYHSDGKNDDKQEKELEKINTELLKKLNELESDLTFSLGPEFGGQKNCIYIGMVTEDLDVSELVETIAATGREIEENSRLLENMTEVVRKGIQEAQLQLQKANEERLLEEGLLRQIPVVGSVLNWFSPFQASPKGRTFNLTAGSLESTESTYVSKAQGIGTTPPPTPTSSAAKQRLPGQKAFKRSLRSSDAFSETSSISHCEDLEKMDQRPPVLSPGHEQGPLEMKKTEEQEVAQAATLGTEDIQSDKSPSDCAKAEEQESRR